The stretch of DNA CCGTTAGGGAGGGGAGGTTTACCCACAGAGCTGCGCTTTGGGTTTGTTTTCGTCGCATAGCGACCCAATATGTGTAGCTCCACAACCGTCTGAACCGCGTTTTCCGTCGCGTAGCGACCAAACCGATAGGGCGACTTGTTTGGTCGCTACGCGACGGAAAGCCCCGAGCGATGTTTGATGTCTACAGACATTGGGTCGCTATGCGACGGTTAGTCCCACACGGGTTTGTTGACCCAAGATGTGGGTAAACCTCACCGTTAGGGAGGAGCCGGGGGGTGGGGTCGTTACGGTTGTAGCAGGGCGGCTTTGATACGGTACGTTCGCTCTTCTGCGCCGTCGCGTTGACTGACAGTCATAAACAGGCTATCGGCCCGGCGCGTGGCTTCGCCCTGCAAAGCGGTTTTGTCGAGTTTCGGGGTTGAAGGTCTCAGGCGCAACCGATTGGGTGCCGGGTAGCCTGCCAACGGGCTGGGCAATGTGAGGTCACGCTGATAGAGCAGTACCGAAACCGAGTCGGGATGGCTACGCTGTGTAATCAGCACCGATACGCCCGCATACGTCTGTTGGGTAATTTGAGAGCCGGTGCCACGCTCAACGGCGACAATACCGACATAGCCGCCCAGAAACAATGAAGCCGATACCGCTGCCGACGGAGTAGGATCAGGGGCCGTGCAGCCAGTAAGCAGGAGTATTACACTACCGAGAGCGGGCAAAAATCGATTAGAACGGAACTTCATGATGTACATGGAGCCTACGGATTTTGGGCGTAAGCCGCTGTAAGAATAACGCCCGACAAGCCAATGTTCAAAGACCAACAGCCCAATCTCACCCCAAATTCACCCCAAACGGTGGTGCGCGGTATGTAGCTACCCCCTTACCTTTGTCCTAATCAACGGCCTAAGCCACGCTGCTTATGAAATCGTTTATGCTCACCCTGCCCGCCTATTTCTTTCTTCTGCTTGTTACGGGCAGTTGTAAGAAGGAGGTCATTGACGAACCCGCCCCGAATCTGGCGAATTGCCGAATTGTGCGGGAGGTGTATAAATCGATTCAGACAACTGACAACAAGGATGAAATTGAAAAAATCGAAGTGGATGGAAGGACTGTTACTATCGCTAAATATTGGGAGCGACGCTACACATACGACAAGGAAGGCAGATTATATACAGCCGCTGATTTTGTTTCTAATATTGAGGGATTTCGGACTCAATACACTTATCAAAAAGGTTATATTGTTGCATCCACAACTTTACGCGGAGCAACCAGCCAAGACACCATTTATTTAAATCCACAAGGATTAGCTATTGTCAACACAGATAGTGTTCGTTACGATGAAAATGGATTTCCTGTAGAGTTCTATTTTAAAGAGATTACAGTTAGAAAAAATACATATGTGGATGATAACTTAACAACAAGTCGTTACACTGTCTTGTTGGAAGACATTACAGACAAATATATATACAACACATCAAAGTTAAGCTTGCCAAATCTACATCCGTATTATGGTAAACTAAGTAAAAATTTAATAATAGGTTATACTCAAACTGTAAATAATAGCAAGTACTATCCCGTTGGGTTAGTTTTTGAAAAAAACTACAAATACATCTTCGACAAATTTGGAAGAGTATCCAGACGTCTTGCAAGTAGCAGGCGTATCAATCCCCTGTGGCCTTTTCAGGCTGACCCTGGCGGTGTTGGGATTACGGATTTCGAATACGATTGCCCCTAAATAAGTTTTCCGCCTTTTCCTGACAACCTCATTTCATGAGAAAACTTTCTCTGTTGTGTCTGGCCTTATGCGTGGTGTCGAATCGTGCGCTGTGCAGGACACCTCCTTCATAAAGGCTACTTTGCTAATCCCCCGCTCACAGACACTCAATCAAACTGCTAAGGACTTAGCCTGCTTCTCGTGATTATATTTTTTTAAGTTTTGGTACAAAGATTTCCGTGCTTGACGATATTGTTTAACGCATTCATTAATAGAATCTTGATCAACGATAGAACTTCCAATAGCTTTTTGTACTTTATGTATTTCGCTTATATCCTTTAAAGCCGAGTCAATTTTAATGTGGTTGGATTTGATTGACTTCACCAATTTTGAATGCCTATTCTCAGATTCCGTTGCAATTATTGTTTTTGTAATAACATTGAAAAACGGACAAAAGTTGTTTTCCAAACGATTATCACCACTATAGGTTTTGAACCCGCGCCGGTAGCTCAACCTTCGGCGCGGGTTGTGCTTTTTCGGGGTGGGTTTCCCGAAGTGTCCGGCGTATTTCGTTACTTTGCCGTCGGTAAAGATGCCCGCTTAACCGGCTGGTAATCATACCCGAAAACCGGCACACCGGTTCGACAGACTTTTTTCGTTGTTAACCTTATTTTACATCCTGAAAATGAGTACCATCCAGAGCATTCACGCCCGGCAGATTCTCGATTCGCGCGGCAACCCCACCGTTGAAGTAGACGTTCGCACCGAAAACGGCTTCCTGGGCCGTGCCGCCGTGCCATCGGGAGCTTCGACCGGCACTCACGAAGCCGTTGAACTCCGCGACGACGATGCCAAGGTTTACGTCGGCAAAGGCGTACTGAAAGCCGTATCGAACGTTAACGAACTGATCTTCCCGGAGTTAGTCGGCATCTCAGCGTTTGACCAGTCGATGATCGACAAAATCATGCTCGAACTCGACGGTACGCCGAACAAGGCCCGGTTGGGAGCCAATGCCATTCTGGGCGTGTCGCTGGCCGTGGCAAAAGCTGCCGCACAGGAAGCGGGTTTGCCGCTCTACCGCTACATTGGGGGCGTGAACGCCAACACACTGCCCGTACCAATGATGAACATCCTGAATGGCGGCTCACACGCCGATAACTCAATTGATTTTCAGGAGTTCATGGTAATGCCCGCCAGCGCAGCCAACTTCTCGGAAGCCCTGCGGATGGGTACGGAAATTTTCCATACGCTCAAGAAAGTACTGAAGAGTCAGGGCTTAGCCACGAACGTAGGCGACGAAGGCGGGTTTGCACCCAACATCAAATCGAACGAAGAAGCTATTCAGACCATTCTGCAAGCCATTGAAAAAGCAGGCTACCGGCCCGGCGAAGACGTTTGGATTGCGATGGACGCGGCCTCGTCGGAGTTCTACGACGCCGATGCGAAGCAGTACTACTTCAAAAAGTCGACCGGCGATAAGCTAACCTCGTCTGAAATGGCAGGCTACTGGAAAGAGTGGGTAAGCAAATACCCCATTCTGAGCATTGAAGACGGAATGGCCGAAGATGATTGGGACGGCTGGAAAATGCACACCGACCTGCTCAAAGACAAGAAAACACAACTCGTAGGCGACGACCTGTTCGTAACCAACGTAACGCGGCTGCAACAGGGCATCGACGGTGGTATTGCCAACGCTATTCTGGTGAAAGTAAACCAGATTGGTTCACTGACCGAAACCATCGACGCCGTGAATCTGGCGCACCGCAACTCGTACAAGAGCGTGATGTCGCACCGGTCGGGCGAAACCGAAGATTCGACCATTGCCGACCTCGCTGTGGCACTCAACACCGGCCAGATCAAAACTGGCTCGGCCTCGCGTTCCGACCGCATGGCGAAATACAACCAACTGCTGCGTATCGAAGAAGAACTCGGCGAAAGCGCGTACTTCCCAGGCGTTAAATTCTGAGTTATAGAGTTGTAGGGTTGTAAAGTTATAAAGTTCCTCCGGCTCCCGTTCGGATGCGTCAGCCAACTTTATAACTTTACAACTATACAACTTTATAACTTCGCTCCGGCTTATGCTCAACCGCATCCTCTCCCGTCTTCGCAATTTTTACGTCGCCACGGCTCTTGGGCTGCTGGTGTGGATGACCTTTTTCGATGCCAACGATCTGCCCTCGCAGATTCGAAACTGGCTGAAACTGCGCGAGTTGGAGAGTGAAGTGACCTTCTACAATGACCAGATTAAAGAGGTGCAACGCGCCCGGCGCGAAGTGTTGGGCAACGACCGGCTCCGCGAGAAATACGCCCGCGAACGCTATCTGATGAAGAAACCAACCGAAGACGTGTTTGTGATTGTCGATGAGAATAATGAACCGATTGAAAAACAGTGATGAGTGATGAACGATGAGTGATGAGCGGGCTGAAGCAAGCAAACTCATCACTCATCGTTCATCACTCATCACTCACCACTATGATAAGCGTTCTCTTCGTTTGTTTAGGCAACATTTGCCGGTCGCCGGTGGCCGAAGGGTCGTTTCGGCAGTTGGTGGCGGAAGCGGGGTTGAGTGAGCAAATTCAGTGCGATTCGGCAGGAACGTCCTCGTACCATATCGGGCAGTTACCCGACCGCCGAACCCGCGACAATGCGCTCGAACGCGGTCTGACACTGACACACCGCGCCCGACGTCTGACTGGCGAAGACCTGGCACAGTTCGATTACTTTGTAGCGATGGACGAGCAGAATCTGGAAGCCATCGAGAAATTAAATTACCGCGCCACGGGCCTGCATACGTCCGATACGATATTTCTGCTTCGCGAGTTCGACCCCGCCGTTAACGACCAGCCTAACGTGCCCGATCCGTATTATGAAGGCCCGGAGGTATTTGAAGAAGTCTACCAAATCTGCCACCGCTGCTGCGGGCAGTTAGTAACGTACCTGGCGCAGCAACATAAATTTTTATTGAATGATAGATTGGTTGAATGATTGAATAACTCCAGACGAAACATTCAATCATTCAATCAGTCTATCATTCAATCACTCACCTATGAACAAAAAAGTTATTCTCATCATTCTCGACGGGTGGGGTATTCCGCTGAAGCCCGAAGTGTCGGCCATTGAAGCGGCTCATGTGCCGTTTATGCGGTCACTGTATCCCAAATATCCGAACAGTACACTTGAGGCATCGGGACTGGCCGTGGGCTTACCTGCCGGGCAAATGGGCAACTCGGAAGTGGGCCATATGAATCTTGGCGCGGGCCGGGTGGTGTACCAGGATTTGGTTAAAATCAACAAAGCGGTTGACGAACATACGCTCGATACGGAGCCGGTGCTGGTCGAATCGCTGGAGTACGCCAAACACACTGGCAAAAAGGTGCATTTCATTGGTCTGGTATCCGACGGGGGCGTTCATGCCCACATCGAACACCTGAAAGGGCTGCTTTCCATCGCTCACACGCACGGCCTGACCAACGTTTTCGTTCACACTTTTACGGATGGCCGTGATACCGATCCTAAAAGTGGGGTTGGCTTTCTGGCTGATTTACAGGCGCACATGGCCGCAACAACGGGGCAGATTGCCAGCGTAACGGGCCGGTATTTCGCGATGGACCGCGACAACCGATGGGAACGGGTAAAAATAGCCTACGACGCGCTGGTAAACGGCATTGGCGACGCGGTTTGTACGCCCGGCCACGTTGTTTCATCGCTTCAGGAATCGTATGACGCCGACGTGACCGATGAGTTCGTAAAGCCCATCATTGTTACCAACCCTGACGGTTCGCCATTGGCAAAAATCGAAGAGGGCGACGTAGTGCTGTGTTTCAACTTCCGTACCGACCGGGGCCGCGAGATTACGCAGGCACTTACACAGAAGGATTTTCCCGAACTGGGAATGCATAAGTTGGCTCTCGACTACATTACAATGACCAAATACGACGACGAGTTTGTGGGCGTAAAAGTCATTTTCGAGAAAGACAATTTAGAAAAAACGCTGGGCGAGGTGATTGCCGGAGCAGGCCGGAAACAGATTCGGATTGCCGAAACCGAGAAATACCCACACGTTACATTCTTCTTTTCGGGTGGTCGAGAGGAGCCGTTCGCGGGCGAAAAACGCATTCTGTGTCCATCGCCCAAAGAGATGACCATCACCGACGCCGAGGGCAACACCACCGTTGTTCCGGTCAAAACTTACGATCAGAAACCCGAAATGGCGGCATACGCCATTCGTGATGCTATTATCCCGGAGTTGCAGAACGAAGAAACGGATTTTATTTGTCTCAATTTCGCCAACACGGATATGGTGGGCCATACGGGCGTATTTGAAGCGGTGAAAATTGCCGCCGAAACGGCAGACACCTGCACCAAAGCCGTAGTTGAAGCCGCACTCCAGCACGGCTACACGGCCATTATCATTGCCGATCACGGCAATGCCGAATACATGGTTAACGATGACGGTTCACCCAATACAGCCCACACGACGAATTTGGTGCCCTGTATCCTGGTTGATGCAACCTATCATCCAGCTTTAAACAACGGCAAACTCGCCGACATTGCCCCCACCATTCTTCACCTAATGGGCATTCAGCAACCCGAACAAATGACGGGCGTAAGTTTGATTCACCCGTAGAGACGCAAGATTTTGCGTCTCCTGACCGGATGGTTTTTGCGTCTCCTGGCAGTATCGTTCTCGCGTCTCCTGACCGGATGGTTCTCGCGTCTCCTAATCGGAGGACAGACACCCAAACACCCAAATAAAAAATCCCGCCAGAACGTTCTGGCGGGATTTTTTTATATAACGCCGACCCTGCGGGGCAACTCTACAGTTTACATATCCAGCAGCAGTCGGGCGGGGTCTTCGAGCATTTGCTTCACCCGCACCAGGAAACTAACTGATTCTTTACCGTCAATGATGCGGTGGTCGTAGCTAAGGGCTACGTACATAATCGGGCGAACCACAATTTCGCCGTTGACCACCACAGGCCGCTCCACAATGTTGTGCATTCCTAAAATGGCCGACTGCGGGGCATTGATAATCGGCGTCGACAGCATCGACCCGAAGGTACCGCCGTTTGTGATGGTGAACGTGCCACCCGTCATTTGTTCAATGGTCAGCTTATTGTCGCGGGCGAGACCAGCCAGCCGAACGATTTCTTTTTCAATGCCGGCGAAACTCATCTGCTCAGCGTTGCGAATTACCGGCACTACTAAGCCCCGGTCGGTCGAAACGGCGATAGAAATATCGCAGAAATCGTTGAACACGATTTGGTCGCCATCGATTTGGGCATTAACCGCCGGAAACTCCTTCAGAGCCGCGCAGACTGCTTTCGCGAAGAATGACATGAAGCCAAGACCCACGCCATGTTTCTCCTTGAATTTGTCTTTGTACTTGTTGCGCAGGTCCATGATCGGCTTCATGTCCACCTCATTGAAGGTCGTCAGCATAGCCGTTTCATTTTTCACAGCTACCAATCGACGGGCAATGGTCCGACGCAGCGAAGTCATTTTCTCGCGACGCTGGCTTCGGTTACCACCTGAAACGACAGGCTGCGAAGCCGGTTGCGCCGGAGCCGCTGGTTTAGCCGGAGCGGGTTGTGCGGCTGGTGCCGAAGGAGCAGGTGCCGCTGGTGACGGGCTACGTTCAGCCTTTTGGGCATCTTCTTTCGTGATGCGGCCATCAACGCCGGTGCCTTTCACCTGCTTTGGATCAATGCCTTTTTCGTCCAGAAGTTTAGCCGCTGCGGGCGAAGGATGATTGGCCGCATAGCTGTCATGTCCGTTGCTGCTGGTTGAAGCAGGCTGCGGAGCCGGTTGTGCTGGGGCGGCCACTGGCTGACCTGCCGGAGCATTGGTTTCAATTTTCGCAATCAGCGCACCAATGGGCAGCGTTTCGCCAGCCTGTGCCACGATACGCAGCGTACCGGCAGCTTCGGCGGGTAATTCAAACGTGGCTTTGTCTGATTCGAGTTCGCACAATACTTCGTCCAATGCCACCAGATCGCCGTCTTTCTTACTCCACGACGCAATCGTAACTTCCGTTACCGATTCGCCCACGGCGGGTACTTTCATTTCGATAACGTTCGCTGCCGCCGATGCCACAGGCGCGGCAGCGGGTTCGGCAACAGCCTGCAAAGCGGGGGTTGGGTCTTGTTCGGGCTTGGCCGAAGTTGCGGTAGGCTCGTCTGCTTTAGGAGCTTCGGCCTGAGCAGGTGCGGGAGTTGCGTTACCGCCGGGCGCGGCTCCGTCGGTTTCTATGGTGCAGATACTGGCCCCAATCGGCAATACGTCGCCCTCTTGTGCAAGAATGTGCAGAATGCCGTCGGCTTCGGCGGTCAGTTCAAAAGTGGCTTTATCGGAGTCAAGTCCGCAGAGAACGTCGTCCATTTTCACGTGGTCACCTTCTTTTTTATACCAGGTGCCTACGGTTACTTCCGTGATGCTTTCCCCCACGGCGGGAATTTTCATGTCAACGGCCATCTTTTTGAGGTTTACAGTTTGCCATCTTCAGTAAGCAATCATTTATGGCTTGCCTACTGAAGACGGTAAACTGTGTACTGTTGTTTTATTCAAATGCTCTCCGAACGATTTCGGCTTGTTCCTGCGTATGAATTTTGGCAAAACCAGTAGCTGGCGAGGCAGCCGCATGGCGCGAAATAATCGGCAGGCGCATGCCGCTTCGCAACAGGTATGTCCAGGCTCCCATGTTTTCAGGTTCTTCCTGTACCCAAATACGCTCGGCCTTACCGTAGGATGCCAACACGGCGTCTAACTGCTTTTGGGGCAGTGGAGCCAGTTGCTCCAGCCGCACAATCGCTACGTCGTCGCGCTGATCGGCCTGTTGCTTATCGAGCAGGTCATAATAAACCTTGCCCGTGCAGAGCAACACCCGCTTCACCTTCTTCGGATTGGCGTAGCTATCGCCCAGCACCTCCTGGAATGAGCCTTTCGTCAGGTCTTCCAACGGCGATACGCATTTGGGGTGCCGCAACAACGATTTGGGCGACATTACCACCAATGGCTTGCGGAACTGCCACGCCACCTGCCGACGCAACAGGTGGAAGAAGTTGGCGGGCGAAGTTACGTTTGCCACCACCATATTATACTCGGCATACAGTTGCAGGTAACGCTCGGGCCGGGCGTTCGAGTGTTCGGGACCTTGCCCCTCGTAGCCGTGCGGCAACAGCATCACCACCCCATTCTGAATTCCCCACTTCGATTCGCCAGCGGCAATAAACTGGTCGATAATGGTTTGCGCGCCGTTCGAGAAATCGCCGAACTGTGCTTCCCAGATAACCAGCGCATGGGGCGTTGCCATCGCGTAGCCATACTCGAAACCCAGCACGCCATACTCCGACAGCAGCGAATTATAAACCTGGAATTTTCGCTGCCCTTCCTGAATATGATCGAGCGACGAATACACCTCGTTGGTTTCTATATCGTGTAGCACGGCGTGGCGGTGTGAGAACGTGCCACGCTGTACGTCCTGTCCGCTTAGGCGGACAGGTTTGCCATCGAGCAGCAGCGACCCG from Spirosoma montaniterrae encodes:
- the eno gene encoding phosphopyruvate hydratase; translation: MSTIQSIHARQILDSRGNPTVEVDVRTENGFLGRAAVPSGASTGTHEAVELRDDDAKVYVGKGVLKAVSNVNELIFPELVGISAFDQSMIDKIMLELDGTPNKARLGANAILGVSLAVAKAAAQEAGLPLYRYIGGVNANTLPVPMMNILNGGSHADNSIDFQEFMVMPASAANFSEALRMGTEIFHTLKKVLKSQGLATNVGDEGGFAPNIKSNEEAIQTILQAIEKAGYRPGEDVWIAMDAASSEFYDADAKQYYFKKSTGDKLTSSEMAGYWKEWVSKYPILSIEDGMAEDDWDGWKMHTDLLKDKKTQLVGDDLFVTNVTRLQQGIDGGIANAILVKVNQIGSLTETIDAVNLAHRNSYKSVMSHRSGETEDSTIADLAVALNTGQIKTGSASRSDRMAKYNQLLRIEEELGESAYFPGVKF
- a CDS encoding FtsB family cell division protein, which gives rise to MLNRILSRLRNFYVATALGLLVWMTFFDANDLPSQIRNWLKLRELESEVTFYNDQIKEVQRARREVLGNDRLREKYARERYLMKKPTEDVFVIVDENNEPIEKQ
- a CDS encoding low molecular weight protein-tyrosine-phosphatase translates to MISVLFVCLGNICRSPVAEGSFRQLVAEAGLSEQIQCDSAGTSSYHIGQLPDRRTRDNALERGLTLTHRARRLTGEDLAQFDYFVAMDEQNLEAIEKLNYRATGLHTSDTIFLLREFDPAVNDQPNVPDPYYEGPEVFEEVYQICHRCCGQLVTYLAQQHKFLLNDRLVE
- the gpmI gene encoding 2,3-bisphosphoglycerate-independent phosphoglycerate mutase; translated protein: MNKKVILIILDGWGIPLKPEVSAIEAAHVPFMRSLYPKYPNSTLEASGLAVGLPAGQMGNSEVGHMNLGAGRVVYQDLVKINKAVDEHTLDTEPVLVESLEYAKHTGKKVHFIGLVSDGGVHAHIEHLKGLLSIAHTHGLTNVFVHTFTDGRDTDPKSGVGFLADLQAHMAATTGQIASVTGRYFAMDRDNRWERVKIAYDALVNGIGDAVCTPGHVVSSLQESYDADVTDEFVKPIIVTNPDGSPLAKIEEGDVVLCFNFRTDRGREITQALTQKDFPELGMHKLALDYITMTKYDDEFVGVKVIFEKDNLEKTLGEVIAGAGRKQIRIAETEKYPHVTFFFSGGREEPFAGEKRILCPSPKEMTITDAEGNTTVVPVKTYDQKPEMAAYAIRDAIIPELQNEETDFICLNFANTDMVGHTGVFEAVKIAAETADTCTKAVVEAALQHGYTAIIIADHGNAEYMVNDDGSPNTAHTTNLVPCILVDATYHPALNNGKLADIAPTILHLMGIQQPEQMTGVSLIHP
- the odhB gene encoding 2-oxoglutarate dehydrogenase complex dihydrolipoyllysine-residue succinyltransferase, which encodes MAVDMKIPAVGESITEVTVGTWYKKEGDHVKMDDVLCGLDSDKATFELTAEADGILHILAQEGDVLPIGASICTIETDGAAPGGNATPAPAQAEAPKADEPTATSAKPEQDPTPALQAVAEPAAAPVASAAANVIEMKVPAVGESVTEVTIASWSKKDGDLVALDEVLCELESDKATFELPAEAAGTLRIVAQAGETLPIGALIAKIETNAPAGQPVAAPAQPAPQPASTSSNGHDSYAANHPSPAAAKLLDEKGIDPKQVKGTGVDGRITKEDAQKAERSPSPAAPAPSAPAAQPAPAKPAAPAQPASQPVVSGGNRSQRREKMTSLRRTIARRLVAVKNETAMLTTFNEVDMKPIMDLRNKYKDKFKEKHGVGLGFMSFFAKAVCAALKEFPAVNAQIDGDQIVFNDFCDISIAVSTDRGLVVPVIRNAEQMSFAGIEKEIVRLAGLARDNKLTIEQMTGGTFTITNGGTFGSMLSTPIINAPQSAILGMHNIVERPVVVNGEIVVRPIMYVALSYDHRIIDGKESVSFLVRVKQMLEDPARLLLDM